A DNA window from Mycolicibacter hiberniae contains the following coding sequences:
- a CDS encoding enoyl-CoA hydratase/isomerase family protein: protein MTDYERLIVQKSGGIGWLILNRPEAGNAFDALMLDELEHAWADLEADPDVRVIVNTANGKAFCTGMDVVQVARDRDAMRKHSRRTRDAELKISSWHCDVWKPVIAAVNGVCAGGGLHLVADADIVIAAECASFVDPHVSVGQAVAYEAITLLRKSPMEGITRMALSGRGERISAQRAYELGIVSEVVAQDRLRTAAGTLAAAIATNCPTAMRVTKQALWRSLEVGLTQARREAAEAIRRMGSSEVS from the coding sequence GTGACCGACTACGAACGGCTGATTGTGCAGAAGAGCGGCGGCATCGGCTGGCTCATCCTGAACCGCCCGGAGGCCGGCAACGCCTTTGATGCGCTGATGCTCGACGAGCTCGAACACGCCTGGGCTGACCTCGAGGCCGACCCCGACGTTCGGGTGATCGTCAACACCGCCAACGGAAAGGCGTTCTGCACCGGCATGGACGTCGTACAGGTGGCGCGCGACAGGGACGCCATGCGCAAGCACTCCCGGCGGACCCGGGACGCCGAGCTGAAGATCTCGTCTTGGCACTGCGATGTCTGGAAACCGGTGATCGCCGCGGTGAACGGCGTGTGCGCCGGCGGCGGGCTGCATCTGGTCGCCGACGCCGATATCGTGATCGCCGCCGAGTGCGCCTCCTTCGTCGACCCACACGTTTCCGTCGGGCAGGCCGTCGCCTACGAAGCGATCACCCTGTTGCGCAAATCGCCGATGGAGGGGATAACCCGAATGGCGTTGAGCGGTCGAGGCGAACGTATCTCCGCACAACGCGCCTACGAACTGGGCATCGTATCGGAGGTCGTCGCGCAAGACCGGCTGCGCACCGCGGCGGGCACGTTGGCCGCAGCGATCGCGACCAACTGCCCGACTGCGATGCGAGTGACCAAGCAGGCGCTGTGGCGGTCGTTGGAAGTCGGACTGACTCAAGCCCGCCGCGAAGCGGCAGAGGCGATCCGGCGCATGGGTTCTTCGGAGGTGTCATGA
- a CDS encoding enoyl-CoA hydratase/isomerase family protein, producing MTYAGVPGLVVEHRGHELRLTLDRAERRNAIDDVVLDALVAHVAAAGTDEEVRVIRIDANGPDFCAGSDLITTTAPFARKPRVGATQRRLPNKANRLIPLMLETQVPIVSVVHGWAAGLGFHIALASDFCLAADDTKFWEPFMARGLSPDSGAAWLLPRLIGMVRTRRLLMLGEELSGAQAAAWEIIHEAHAPTDLAAAADEFTNRIATGPTVALGLTKWLLQSGNGLDLDRHLHNEAMALELATRSDDFKAGLAAFREKREAEFQGR from the coding sequence ATGACCTACGCCGGCGTCCCGGGCCTCGTGGTAGAACACCGGGGCCACGAGTTGCGCCTGACCCTCGACCGTGCCGAGCGGCGCAACGCGATCGACGATGTAGTCCTCGACGCCCTGGTGGCCCACGTCGCGGCAGCCGGTACCGACGAAGAGGTGCGCGTCATCCGCATCGACGCCAACGGGCCGGACTTCTGCGCGGGGTCGGACCTGATCACAACGACCGCACCTTTTGCACGCAAACCGCGCGTCGGCGCCACCCAGCGCAGACTGCCGAATAAGGCCAACCGGCTCATCCCGCTGATGCTCGAGACGCAGGTGCCGATCGTCTCGGTGGTGCACGGCTGGGCTGCCGGACTCGGGTTCCATATCGCCCTGGCATCCGACTTCTGCCTGGCCGCCGACGACACGAAATTCTGGGAACCGTTCATGGCCCGCGGTCTGAGTCCGGACAGCGGCGCCGCATGGCTGCTGCCCCGCCTGATCGGGATGGTGCGCACCCGCCGACTACTGATGCTCGGCGAGGAGCTCTCCGGTGCTCAGGCCGCAGCATGGGAGATCATCCACGAGGCCCACGCCCCAACCGATCTGGCTGCCGCTGCCGACGAGTTCACGAACCGGATCGCGACCGGGCCGACGGTCGCGCTGGGCCTCACCAAATGGCTGCTACAGAGCGGGAACGGACTGGACCTCGACCGGCACCTCCACAACGAAGCCATGGCTCTGGAACTGGCGACCCGCAGTGACGACTTCAAAGCGGGCCTGGCGGCCTTCCGGGAGAAGCGGGAAGCGGAGTTTCAGGGTCGATGA
- a CDS encoding enoyl-CoA hydratase/isomerase family protein, translating to MPEEPIGINYDVGSDNVGRIVIDRPDVGNSLSPLARDALADVLISAHADPGVRAVLLASTGSRHFCTGAGLASAPADTSRQLPPDRRPGDIARQLAHGWQRLVGAVLDCDKPVVAAFSGTALGGGASLVLACDLVVMGQQSALVEGFVHRGIVPDSGAVHLLTRIVGLRKATELLMLGQPVDAEECLRLGLVNRVVPADEVHQAADALAVQLAAGPSVMLALTKRLLAVSAESPRERGFEQEAWAAELNSRTADLHEGLQSFAERRSPRFRGR from the coding sequence ATGCCGGAAGAACCGATCGGGATCAATTACGACGTGGGGTCCGACAATGTGGGCCGCATCGTCATAGACCGCCCAGACGTCGGAAACTCTTTGTCGCCATTGGCTCGAGATGCGCTCGCCGACGTCCTGATCAGTGCACACGCAGACCCCGGAGTTCGAGCGGTACTCTTGGCGTCAACGGGTTCGCGGCACTTCTGTACCGGTGCGGGCTTGGCATCGGCACCAGCCGATACGTCCAGGCAGCTTCCCCCCGACCGGCGTCCGGGTGATATTGCGCGCCAACTGGCGCACGGCTGGCAACGGTTGGTGGGCGCTGTCCTCGACTGTGACAAACCGGTTGTGGCGGCATTCAGCGGAACAGCGTTAGGTGGCGGTGCCAGTCTGGTGCTGGCGTGCGATCTGGTGGTGATGGGGCAGCAGTCGGCGTTGGTCGAGGGATTCGTGCATCGCGGGATCGTGCCCGACTCCGGGGCCGTGCACCTGCTGACCAGGATCGTCGGCCTGCGTAAGGCCACCGAACTGCTGATGTTGGGTCAGCCGGTGGATGCCGAGGAGTGTTTGCGGCTGGGTCTGGTGAACCGCGTAGTGCCCGCCGACGAGGTGCACCAGGCCGCGGACGCCCTGGCGGTACAGCTGGCGGCGGGGCCGTCGGTGATGCTTGCCCTGACCAAGCGCCTGCTCGCGGTTTCGGCGGAGTCGCCGCGGGAGCGTGGGTTCGAGCAGGAGGCATGGGCGGCCGAACTGAACTCCCGCACAGCTGATCTGCACGAAGGTCTGCAGTCCTTCGCCGAGCGCCGGTCGCCGCGGTTCCGCGGGCGCTGA
- a CDS encoding SDR family NAD(P)-dependent oxidoreductase, translating to MTLAFDNQVAIVTGAGGGLGRCHAIELARRGARVVVNDLGSAVDGSGASESVAQRVVDEITAEGGTAIANADSVATEAGGEAIVTAALEAYGRVDILVNNAGILRDAAFKNMTADQFGAVIAVHLTGAFNVTRAVWPIMREQNYGRIVHTTSGTGLFGNFGQTNYGAAKMGLVGMMHVLAIEGARNGITVNAIAPIARTRMTEDIMGEAAKAMDPELVTPVVVYLAHRSCERTAHIYSVGAGKVSRVFIGVTKGIEDPALTAEGVAAAIDQIDDSSSFTIRGGPAAG from the coding sequence ATGACACTTGCATTCGACAACCAGGTAGCCATCGTCACCGGTGCCGGCGGAGGGCTCGGCCGCTGCCACGCGATCGAACTGGCGCGCCGCGGGGCCCGGGTTGTGGTGAACGACCTCGGCAGCGCAGTCGACGGCAGCGGCGCCTCCGAGTCGGTGGCCCAGCGCGTTGTGGACGAGATCACCGCGGAGGGGGGAACAGCCATAGCGAACGCCGATTCGGTGGCCACCGAGGCGGGTGGTGAGGCCATCGTCACGGCGGCACTGGAGGCTTACGGGCGCGTCGACATCCTGGTCAACAATGCCGGGATTCTGCGCGACGCCGCCTTCAAGAACATGACAGCCGACCAGTTCGGCGCAGTGATTGCCGTACATCTCACCGGCGCGTTCAACGTGACCCGCGCAGTGTGGCCGATCATGCGGGAGCAGAACTACGGCCGGATAGTGCATACCACTTCGGGCACCGGTCTTTTCGGCAACTTCGGACAGACCAACTATGGGGCCGCCAAGATGGGCCTGGTCGGAATGATGCATGTGCTGGCGATCGAGGGGGCACGCAACGGCATCACCGTCAACGCCATCGCGCCCATCGCGCGGACCCGGATGACCGAGGACATCATGGGCGAGGCGGCCAAGGCGATGGACCCGGAGTTGGTCACCCCGGTGGTGGTGTATCTGGCGCACCGCAGCTGTGAGCGCACGGCCCATATCTATTCGGTCGGCGCCGGCAAGGTGTCTCGGGTGTTCATCGGCGTGACGAAAGGAATCGAGGACCCCGCCCTGACCGCCGAAGGCGTGGCCGCCGCGATCGACCAGATCGACGACAGCTCGTCGTTCACCATCCGGGGCGGGCCCGCCGCCGGCTGA
- a CDS encoding class I adenylate-forming enzyme family protein: MPDRSSGQCGAARRRTAARYRAAGHWSQQSLDLVHDTAARHPERIALIDRGEQISFAELDGRIDRICRELTGAGAAPGSAVVVVAGNDVDSVAAVHAVQRCDAVVLLVPRSAGAAQIAQIIDRTGASFGLAPNWPTAAEELATRCRWIASSEGDSFRAPAPHRPHRPADEPSFVLYTSGTTAEPKGVVHSLSTLHKASANYIAAAGLGPADRIFLISPLASVTGVVQALFIGPMLAAPIVLEDRWDPAGTCDFLLSSGATWYGGPDRLLDRLLDEAVARESPVPLRAVYLGGTMLDPRIVERVEDDFGIVVMRAYGSSEVPVSTSGQRTDARQVRHADDGVPLADVEVRLGSSGDSAECCIRGPHTFLGYTDPAADDNAFDGEWFRTGDVAEVDGGRVRIVGRIKDIVIRNGMKIPAAEVEQAVAAIAGVGECAAYSVPDATTGERLALALVLDGDAELSLAELTAALVSAGLPKYKLPEELVFWDQPLPVNANGKVARNRLHEHAAGRPRVVADRLVAAD; this comes from the coding sequence GTGCCCGACCGGTCTTCTGGGCAATGCGGGGCCGCGCGCCGCCGGACTGCGGCGCGCTATCGGGCCGCCGGGCATTGGTCGCAGCAGTCGCTGGACCTTGTACACGACACTGCGGCAAGGCATCCCGAGAGGATCGCATTGATCGATCGGGGCGAACAGATCAGCTTTGCTGAACTGGACGGCCGCATCGACAGGATATGCCGGGAGCTGACCGGGGCTGGCGCGGCGCCGGGGAGTGCGGTTGTCGTGGTGGCCGGCAACGACGTCGACTCGGTGGCCGCCGTGCACGCGGTTCAGCGTTGTGATGCCGTCGTGCTGCTGGTGCCACGCAGCGCCGGCGCTGCGCAGATCGCTCAGATCATTGATCGCACCGGGGCATCGTTCGGTTTGGCGCCGAACTGGCCGACGGCGGCCGAAGAGCTGGCCACGAGGTGCAGGTGGATCGCGAGCTCAGAGGGTGACTCGTTCAGGGCACCGGCACCGCATCGGCCCCACCGGCCCGCCGATGAACCGTCGTTTGTGCTGTACACCTCGGGGACCACCGCCGAGCCCAAGGGGGTGGTGCACTCGCTGAGCACCCTGCACAAGGCGTCCGCCAACTACATCGCCGCCGCCGGACTGGGGCCGGCGGACCGGATCTTCCTGATCAGCCCGCTGGCGTCTGTCACCGGTGTGGTGCAGGCCTTGTTCATCGGTCCCATGCTTGCGGCGCCGATCGTGCTGGAGGACCGTTGGGATCCCGCGGGGACGTGCGACTTCCTATTGTCCAGCGGGGCGACGTGGTACGGCGGACCCGACCGCCTGCTGGACCGGCTGCTCGACGAGGCGGTGGCACGGGAAAGTCCGGTGCCGCTGCGTGCGGTATATCTTGGCGGCACCATGCTCGACCCACGGATCGTCGAACGCGTCGAGGATGACTTCGGCATCGTCGTGATGCGAGCGTATGGATCCTCGGAGGTCCCGGTCAGCACCTCCGGGCAGCGGACGGACGCCCGGCAGGTGCGACATGCCGACGACGGAGTGCCGCTGGCCGATGTCGAGGTGCGACTGGGTTCGAGCGGGGATTCGGCGGAGTGTTGCATCCGTGGTCCGCACACCTTTCTGGGTTATACCGATCCCGCCGCCGACGACAACGCCTTCGACGGAGAGTGGTTCCGCACCGGCGACGTCGCCGAGGTCGACGGCGGACGGGTCCGCATCGTGGGGCGGATCAAGGACATCGTGATCCGCAACGGGATGAAGATTCCCGCTGCCGAGGTCGAGCAGGCGGTGGCCGCGATAGCCGGTGTCGGCGAATGCGCGGCGTACTCGGTTCCCGATGCGACCACCGGAGAGCGATTGGCCCTGGCTCTGGTGCTCGACGGCGACGCGGAGTTGTCGCTGGCAGAGTTGACTGCGGCGCTGGTGTCGGCCGGACTGCCCAAGTACAAGCTGCCCGAGGAATTGGTGTTCTGGGATCAGCCGCTGCCGGTCAATGCCAACGGCAAGGTGGCGCGCAACAGGTTGCACGAGCATGCGGCCGGTCGGCCACGGGTGGTGGCCGACCGCCTGGTCGCAGCAGATTGA
- a CDS encoding amidohydrolase family protein, which yields MNKDDMILVSVDDHIVEPPDMFANHLPKKYQHDAPRLVHDADGSDRWQFRDVTIPNVALNAVAGRPKEEYGLEPQALDEIRPGCYNVDERVMDMNAGGILGSMCFPSFPGFAGRLFATEDHDFSLALIQAYNDWHVEEWCGAYPARFIPMTLPVIWDPAACAKEIRRNAARGVHSMTFTENPAAMGYPSFHDLEHWKPMWDALVDTDTVLNVHIGSSGRLAITAPDAPMDVMITLQPMNIVQAAADLLWSKPVKAYPDLKIALSEGGTGWIPYFLDRVDRTYEMHSTWTGQDFGQQKPSEFFRDHFLTCFISDPVGVELRNKIGVDNICWEADYPHSDSMWPSAPEELDAVLKQFDVPDADINKMTHENAMRWYHWDPFTHITREQATVGSLRKAAEGHDVSIQALSKRDHSSQSSDWQAQIKEATVNVSGSD from the coding sequence GTGAACAAAGACGACATGATCCTGGTCAGCGTCGACGATCACATCGTCGAACCGCCCGACATGTTTGCCAACCACCTGCCCAAGAAGTACCAGCACGACGCTCCGCGACTGGTGCACGACGCAGACGGCAGCGACCGGTGGCAGTTCCGCGACGTCACCATCCCGAACGTGGCGCTCAACGCCGTTGCCGGCCGGCCCAAGGAGGAGTACGGACTCGAGCCGCAGGCACTCGATGAGATCCGGCCCGGCTGTTACAACGTCGACGAACGCGTCATGGACATGAACGCCGGCGGCATCCTGGGTTCGATGTGCTTTCCCTCCTTCCCGGGCTTCGCCGGGCGGCTGTTCGCCACCGAGGACCACGACTTCTCCCTGGCACTCATCCAGGCCTACAACGACTGGCACGTCGAGGAGTGGTGTGGCGCCTATCCGGCCCGGTTCATCCCGATGACGCTGCCCGTGATCTGGGATCCCGCAGCATGCGCCAAGGAGATTCGCCGCAACGCCGCCCGCGGCGTGCACTCGATGACCTTCACCGAGAACCCGGCGGCGATGGGCTACCCGAGTTTCCACGACCTGGAGCACTGGAAACCCATGTGGGATGCGCTGGTCGACACCGATACCGTGCTCAATGTGCACATCGGCTCCTCGGGTCGACTGGCCATCACCGCACCGGACGCTCCGATGGATGTGATGATCACCCTGCAGCCGATGAACATCGTGCAGGCCGCCGCGGATCTGCTGTGGTCCAAGCCGGTCAAGGCCTACCCGGACCTCAAGATCGCGCTGTCCGAGGGCGGCACCGGGTGGATCCCGTATTTCCTCGACCGTGTCGACCGCACCTACGAGATGCACTCGACGTGGACCGGTCAGGACTTCGGTCAGCAGAAACCCTCGGAGTTCTTCCGCGACCATTTTCTGACCTGCTTCATCTCCGACCCGGTCGGGGTGGAACTGCGCAACAAGATCGGCGTCGACAACATCTGCTGGGAGGCCGACTACCCGCACTCGGACTCCATGTGGCCCAGCGCCCCCGAGGAACTCGATGCGGTGCTCAAGCAGTTCGACGTACCCGACGCCGACATCAACAAGATGACCCACGAGAACGCCATGCGCTGGTATCACTGGGACCCGTTCACCCACATCACCCGCGAGCAGGCCACCGTCGGAAGTCTGCGCAAGGCCGCCGAGGGCCACGATGTCTCGATTCAGGCGCTGTCCAAACGGGACCACAGTAGCCAGTCGTCGGACTGGCAGGCCCAGATCAAAGAGGCCACCGTCAACGTCAGCGGTTCCGACTGA
- a CDS encoding Zn-ribbon domain-containing OB-fold protein, with protein sequence MTSPDRPTIDVDSAAWWSAIQNGRLLVNACRDCGRNSLHHRSFCPHCWSEDVSPNPACGRATLYTWTVVHQNAAPFDARTPYVVAMVDLAEGPRLMTNIENCTVEQLDAGLELILDFRHGEDGFAIPIFTPARERK encoded by the coding sequence ATGACGAGCCCCGATCGACCCACCATCGACGTGGACAGCGCGGCATGGTGGTCGGCCATCCAGAACGGCAGGCTGCTGGTCAACGCGTGCCGGGATTGTGGCCGAAACTCGCTGCATCACAGGTCGTTCTGCCCACACTGCTGGAGCGAAGACGTATCGCCCAACCCGGCATGTGGCCGCGCAACGCTCTATACCTGGACCGTCGTCCACCAGAACGCCGCTCCTTTCGACGCGCGCACTCCGTATGTGGTCGCCATGGTGGACCTGGCCGAGGGGCCACGCCTGATGACCAACATCGAAAACTGCACCGTCGAGCAGCTCGATGCCGGGCTGGAGCTCATTCTCGACTTTCGCCACGGCGAAGACGGCTTCGCCATCCCGATTTTCACGCCGGCACGCGAGAGGAAATGA
- a CDS encoding acetyl-CoA acetyltransferase, protein MPSKRVAIVGAGLSDCGRVPDMTAMGLMAQAARRAIADAGLSKDDIEGFGGHGTLLPPIEVSEYLGLGPRWVDATNVGGSSWEVMARHAVAAIAAGEVDVILLTYGSTARSDVKRRTRASAAAMGAGGAMQYEAPYGATLIAKYAMAARRHMIEFGTTAEQLAEVAVAAHEWAAGNENAFDRERITVDDVAAAPMLADPFTAKHVCLRTDGGGAVVLASEAVARNCAKEPVWVLGSADAASHVSMSAWDDFTTSAGALSGPAAFAQAGVRPADIDVCQLYDSFTATVLFTVEDLGFCAKGEGGAFIGSGALRPGGALPTNTDGGGLAACHPGMRGMFLMVEAVRQLRGECGERQVEDAELACVHATGGFFSHSATMILGRQ, encoded by the coding sequence ATGCCGTCCAAGCGCGTTGCCATCGTGGGAGCGGGACTCTCCGACTGCGGGCGGGTGCCCGATATGACCGCGATGGGGCTGATGGCCCAGGCCGCACGCCGTGCTATTGCCGACGCCGGCCTGTCCAAGGACGATATCGAGGGTTTCGGCGGCCACGGGACGCTGCTGCCACCGATCGAGGTCAGCGAGTACCTCGGCCTGGGGCCGCGCTGGGTCGATGCCACCAATGTGGGCGGCTCCTCGTGGGAGGTGATGGCCCGACATGCGGTCGCCGCCATCGCGGCGGGCGAGGTCGACGTCATCCTGCTCACCTACGGCTCCACCGCCCGCTCGGACGTCAAACGGCGAACCCGAGCCTCGGCTGCGGCGATGGGTGCCGGAGGTGCCATGCAGTACGAGGCTCCCTATGGCGCCACGCTGATCGCCAAGTACGCCATGGCCGCCCGCAGGCACATGATCGAGTTCGGCACCACTGCCGAGCAACTGGCCGAGGTCGCGGTCGCCGCGCACGAGTGGGCGGCCGGCAACGAGAACGCCTTCGACCGGGAACGCATCACCGTAGACGACGTGGCGGCCGCGCCCATGCTGGCCGATCCCTTCACCGCCAAACACGTCTGCCTGCGCACCGACGGTGGCGGCGCGGTGGTGCTGGCCAGTGAAGCCGTGGCCCGCAACTGCGCCAAGGAGCCGGTCTGGGTACTCGGTTCCGCCGACGCCGCCTCGCACGTCAGCATGAGCGCCTGGGATGACTTCACCACGTCGGCCGGTGCCCTGTCCGGACCGGCCGCCTTCGCCCAGGCCGGTGTGCGTCCCGCCGATATCGATGTGTGCCAGCTCTACGACTCCTTCACCGCCACTGTGCTGTTCACCGTCGAAGACCTCGGCTTCTGCGCCAAGGGCGAGGGAGGCGCATTCATCGGTTCGGGGGCATTGCGGCCCGGTGGCGCGCTGCCCACCAACACCGACGGCGGCGGGCTGGCCGCCTGCCACCCGGGAATGCGCGGCATGTTCCTCATGGTCGAAGCGGTGCGGCAGCTTCGCGGTGAGTGCGGCGAACGCCAGGTCGAGGATGCCGAGCTCGCCTGCGTACACGCTACCGGCGGCTTCTTCAGTCACAGTGCCACGATGATCCTGGGGAGGCAGTGA
- a CDS encoding HpcH/HpaI aldolase family protein, protein MRNNLRAELRGDRLVLCLALLNSRTPEVPAIAAACGYDAIYVDLEHTSTSLETAALMCVGAVGAGIAGLVRVPSQDPGVIARVLDGGAVGVIVPHVNSADEAAAVVAAARFPPVGRRSISGPSVVSGYRPLEPSGLTAELERQTVVAVMIETVQAVADCDLIAAVPGVDMILLGPSDLTAEMGIHGDYENDDFHSAVRSVAAACRRHGVALGIAGIKSVELLERFVGLGLRFISAGTDVGMMTEAAGSRALALRALSTGR, encoded by the coding sequence ATGCGGAACAACCTCAGGGCGGAGTTGCGCGGCGACCGGTTGGTGCTGTGTCTGGCCCTGCTGAACTCTCGGACGCCCGAGGTGCCGGCGATCGCTGCCGCCTGCGGTTACGACGCGATCTACGTCGACCTTGAGCACACCTCGACGTCGTTGGAGACGGCAGCGCTGATGTGTGTGGGCGCCGTCGGTGCGGGCATCGCGGGCCTGGTCCGAGTGCCCTCACAGGACCCCGGGGTGATCGCGCGAGTTCTCGATGGTGGCGCAGTGGGAGTTATTGTTCCACATGTCAATTCGGCAGACGAGGCGGCCGCGGTGGTGGCTGCGGCCAGGTTCCCTCCGGTCGGGCGGCGGTCGATCTCCGGCCCCAGTGTGGTGAGCGGATATCGTCCCCTCGAACCGTCCGGACTCACCGCCGAGCTGGAGCGCCAGACGGTCGTGGCCGTCATGATCGAAACCGTGCAAGCCGTAGCGGATTGTGACCTGATTGCCGCGGTCCCCGGTGTCGACATGATCCTGCTGGGCCCGAGTGACCTGACCGCCGAGATGGGAATCCACGGCGATTACGAGAATGATGATTTCCATTCTGCGGTACGCTCTGTTGCAGCGGCTTGTCGTAGACACGGCGTGGCGCTGGGAATCGCCGGTATCAAGTCGGTTGAACTGCTGGAACGGTTTGTGGGCCTGGGCCTGCGATTCATTTCGGCGGGGACCGATGTCGGGATGATGACCGAGGCGGCCGGCTCCCGCGCGCTGGCGCTCCGTGCTTTGTCGACGGGTCGCTGA